Proteins encoded together in one Phyllostomus discolor isolate MPI-MPIP mPhyDis1 chromosome 6, mPhyDis1.pri.v3, whole genome shotgun sequence window:
- the CASP4 gene encoding caspase-4 isoform X3, translated as MADMVLKSKRKVFIQSVSIGTINSLLDELLDKNVLNQEEMETIKYENYTAMDKARDLIDSVIRKGHHASQIFIIQISACDPHLEKKLGLSSDMAGPAEPAEESTDTLKLCPREEFLKLCKERAGEIYSIKERKDRTRLALIICNREFHHLPRRGGAELDITGMKRLLEGLGYSVEVQENLIAKEMESVLEAFAARPEHKSSDSTFLVFMSHGILAGICGTLHRDEEPDVLPYDTIFRMFNNCHCLSLKDKPKVIIVQACRGANRGVLWVSDSPAALADSSSQPHEDLEEDAVHRAHVEKDFIAFCSSTPHNVSWRDIKKGSFFISQLITCFQKYSWHCHLEEVFRKVQRSFEQPDVKAQMPTIERLSMTRYFYLFPGN; from the exons ATGGCtg ACATGGTCCTGAAGTCAAAAAGGAAGGTGTTTATCCAATCAGTGAGCATCGGCACAATAAACAGCTTGTTGGATGAACTATTAGACAAAAATGTGCTGAACCAGGAGGAGATGGagacaataaaatatgaaaattacacAGCTATGGATAAGGCCCGAGATTTGATTGACTCTGTCATTCGGAAAGGACACCATGCAAGCCAAATATTTATCATTCAAATTAGTGCATGTGACCCCCACCTTGAAAAGAAGCTGGGGCTCTCCTCAG ACATGGCTGGACCAGCTGAGCCAGCAGAAGAATCTACAGATACCCTCAAGCTTTGTCCTCGTGAAGAATTCCTGAAACTATGTAAAGAAAGGGCTGGAGAG ATCTATTcaataaaggagagaaaggacCGCACTCGTCTGGCTCTCATCATATGCAACAGAGAGTTTCATCATCTTCCtcggaggggaggggctgagcttGACATCACAGGGATGAAGAGGCTGCTTGAGGGCCTTGGCTACAGTGTGGAAGTGCAAGAGAACCTCATAGCCAAG GAGATGGAGTCAGTGCTGGAGGCATTTGCTGCCCGCCCAGAGCACAAGTCCTCAGACAGCACATTCTTGGTGTTTATGTCTCATGGCATCCTGGCAGGAATTTGTGGGACTCTGCACAGAGATGAAGAACCAGATGTGCTGCCTTATGACACCATCTTTCGGATGTTCAACAACTGCCACTGCCTCAGCCTAAAGGACAAACCAAAGGTCATCATTGTCCAGGCCTGCAGAGGTG CAAATCGTGGGGTATTGTGGGTCAGTGACTCTCCAGCAGCCTTGGCAGACAGCTCTTCACAGCCACATGAGGACCTGGAGGAGGATGCTGTTCACAGAGCACATGTGGAGAAGGACTTCATTGCTTTCTGCTCCTCAACCCCAC ATAATGTATCCTGGAGAGACATCAAAAAGGGTTCATTCTTCATTTCACAACTAATCACATGCTTTCAGAAATATTCTTGGCACTGTCACCTTGAGGAAGTGTTTCGGAAG gtacAACGGTCATTTGAACAACCAGATGTTAAAGCCCAGATGCCCACCATTGAACGCTTATCCATGACAAGATATTTCTACCTGTTTCCTGGCAATTGA
- the CASP4 gene encoding caspase-4 isoform X4, whose product MADMAGPAEPAEESTDTLKLCPREEFLKLCKERAGEIYSIKERKDRTRLALIICNREFHHLPRRGGAELDITGMKRLLEGLGYSVEVQENLIAKEMESVLEAFAARPEHKSSDSTFLVFMSHGILAGICGTLHRDEEPDVLPYDTIFRMFNNCHCLSLKDKPKVIIVQACRGANRGVLWVSDSPAALADSSSQPHEDLEEDAVHRAHVEKDFIAFCSSTPHNVSWRDIKKGSFFISQLITCFQKYSWHCHLEEVFRKVQRSFEQPDVKAQMPTIERLSMTRYFYLFPGN is encoded by the exons ATGGCtg ACATGGCTGGACCAGCTGAGCCAGCAGAAGAATCTACAGATACCCTCAAGCTTTGTCCTCGTGAAGAATTCCTGAAACTATGTAAAGAAAGGGCTGGAGAG ATCTATTcaataaaggagagaaaggacCGCACTCGTCTGGCTCTCATCATATGCAACAGAGAGTTTCATCATCTTCCtcggaggggaggggctgagcttGACATCACAGGGATGAAGAGGCTGCTTGAGGGCCTTGGCTACAGTGTGGAAGTGCAAGAGAACCTCATAGCCAAG GAGATGGAGTCAGTGCTGGAGGCATTTGCTGCCCGCCCAGAGCACAAGTCCTCAGACAGCACATTCTTGGTGTTTATGTCTCATGGCATCCTGGCAGGAATTTGTGGGACTCTGCACAGAGATGAAGAACCAGATGTGCTGCCTTATGACACCATCTTTCGGATGTTCAACAACTGCCACTGCCTCAGCCTAAAGGACAAACCAAAGGTCATCATTGTCCAGGCCTGCAGAGGTG CAAATCGTGGGGTATTGTGGGTCAGTGACTCTCCAGCAGCCTTGGCAGACAGCTCTTCACAGCCACATGAGGACCTGGAGGAGGATGCTGTTCACAGAGCACATGTGGAGAAGGACTTCATTGCTTTCTGCTCCTCAACCCCAC ATAATGTATCCTGGAGAGACATCAAAAAGGGTTCATTCTTCATTTCACAACTAATCACATGCTTTCAGAAATATTCTTGGCACTGTCACCTTGAGGAAGTGTTTCGGAAG gtacAACGGTCATTTGAACAACCAGATGTTAAAGCCCAGATGCCCACCATTGAACGCTTATCCATGACAAGATATTTCTACCTGTTTCCTGGCAATTGA
- the CASP4 gene encoding caspase-4 isoform X2, with translation MADMVLKSKRKVFIQSVSIGTINSLLDELLDKNVLNQEEMETIKYENYTAMDKARDLIDSVIRKGHHASQIFIIQISACDPHLEKKLGLSSDMAGPAEPAEESTDTLKLCPREEFLKLCKERAGEIYSIKERKDRTRLALIICNREFHHLPRRGGAELDITGMKRLLEGLGYSVEVQENLIAKEMESVLEAFAARPEHKSSDSTFLVFMSHGILAGICGTLHRDEEPDVLPYDTIFRMFNNCHCLSLKDKPKVIIVQACRGANRGVLWVSDSPAALADSSSQPHEDLEEDAVHRAHVEKDFIAFCSSTPHNVSWRDIKKGSFFISQLITCFQKYSWHCHLEEVFRKVQRSFEQPDVKAQMPTIERLSMTRYFYLFPGN, from the exons ACATGGTCCTGAAGTCAAAAAGGAAGGTGTTTATCCAATCAGTGAGCATCGGCACAATAAACAGCTTGTTGGATGAACTATTAGACAAAAATGTGCTGAACCAGGAGGAGATGGagacaataaaatatgaaaattacacAGCTATGGATAAGGCCCGAGATTTGATTGACTCTGTCATTCGGAAAGGACACCATGCAAGCCAAATATTTATCATTCAAATTAGTGCATGTGACCCCCACCTTGAAAAGAAGCTGGGGCTCTCCTCAG ACATGGCTGGACCAGCTGAGCCAGCAGAAGAATCTACAGATACCCTCAAGCTTTGTCCTCGTGAAGAATTCCTGAAACTATGTAAAGAAAGGGCTGGAGAG ATCTATTcaataaaggagagaaaggacCGCACTCGTCTGGCTCTCATCATATGCAACAGAGAGTTTCATCATCTTCCtcggaggggaggggctgagcttGACATCACAGGGATGAAGAGGCTGCTTGAGGGCCTTGGCTACAGTGTGGAAGTGCAAGAGAACCTCATAGCCAAG GAGATGGAGTCAGTGCTGGAGGCATTTGCTGCCCGCCCAGAGCACAAGTCCTCAGACAGCACATTCTTGGTGTTTATGTCTCATGGCATCCTGGCAGGAATTTGTGGGACTCTGCACAGAGATGAAGAACCAGATGTGCTGCCTTATGACACCATCTTTCGGATGTTCAACAACTGCCACTGCCTCAGCCTAAAGGACAAACCAAAGGTCATCATTGTCCAGGCCTGCAGAGGTG CAAATCGTGGGGTATTGTGGGTCAGTGACTCTCCAGCAGCCTTGGCAGACAGCTCTTCACAGCCACATGAGGACCTGGAGGAGGATGCTGTTCACAGAGCACATGTGGAGAAGGACTTCATTGCTTTCTGCTCCTCAACCCCAC ATAATGTATCCTGGAGAGACATCAAAAAGGGTTCATTCTTCATTTCACAACTAATCACATGCTTTCAGAAATATTCTTGGCACTGTCACCTTGAGGAAGTGTTTCGGAAG gtacAACGGTCATTTGAACAACCAGATGTTAAAGCCCAGATGCCCACCATTGAACGCTTATCCATGACAAGATATTTCTACCTGTTTCCTGGCAATTGA
- the CASP4 gene encoding caspase-4 isoform X1, with protein sequence MADMVLKSKRKVFIQSVSIGTINSLLDELLDKNVLNQEEMETIKYENYTAMDKARDLIDSVIRKGHHASQIFIIQISACDPHLEKKLGLSSVPTDMAGPAEPAEESTDTLKLCPREEFLKLCKERAGEIYSIKERKDRTRLALIICNREFHHLPRRGGAELDITGMKRLLEGLGYSVEVQENLIAKEMESVLEAFAARPEHKSSDSTFLVFMSHGILAGICGTLHRDEEPDVLPYDTIFRMFNNCHCLSLKDKPKVIIVQACRGANRGVLWVSDSPAALADSSSQPHEDLEEDAVHRAHVEKDFIAFCSSTPHNVSWRDIKKGSFFISQLITCFQKYSWHCHLEEVFRKVQRSFEQPDVKAQMPTIERLSMTRYFYLFPGN encoded by the exons ACATGGTCCTGAAGTCAAAAAGGAAGGTGTTTATCCAATCAGTGAGCATCGGCACAATAAACAGCTTGTTGGATGAACTATTAGACAAAAATGTGCTGAACCAGGAGGAGATGGagacaataaaatatgaaaattacacAGCTATGGATAAGGCCCGAGATTTGATTGACTCTGTCATTCGGAAAGGACACCATGCAAGCCAAATATTTATCATTCAAATTAGTGCATGTGACCCCCACCTTGAAAAGAAGCTGGGGCTCTCCTCAG TTCCTACAGACATGGCTGGACCAGCTGAGCCAGCAGAAGAATCTACAGATACCCTCAAGCTTTGTCCTCGTGAAGAATTCCTGAAACTATGTAAAGAAAGGGCTGGAGAG ATCTATTcaataaaggagagaaaggacCGCACTCGTCTGGCTCTCATCATATGCAACAGAGAGTTTCATCATCTTCCtcggaggggaggggctgagcttGACATCACAGGGATGAAGAGGCTGCTTGAGGGCCTTGGCTACAGTGTGGAAGTGCAAGAGAACCTCATAGCCAAG GAGATGGAGTCAGTGCTGGAGGCATTTGCTGCCCGCCCAGAGCACAAGTCCTCAGACAGCACATTCTTGGTGTTTATGTCTCATGGCATCCTGGCAGGAATTTGTGGGACTCTGCACAGAGATGAAGAACCAGATGTGCTGCCTTATGACACCATCTTTCGGATGTTCAACAACTGCCACTGCCTCAGCCTAAAGGACAAACCAAAGGTCATCATTGTCCAGGCCTGCAGAGGTG CAAATCGTGGGGTATTGTGGGTCAGTGACTCTCCAGCAGCCTTGGCAGACAGCTCTTCACAGCCACATGAGGACCTGGAGGAGGATGCTGTTCACAGAGCACATGTGGAGAAGGACTTCATTGCTTTCTGCTCCTCAACCCCAC ATAATGTATCCTGGAGAGACATCAAAAAGGGTTCATTCTTCATTTCACAACTAATCACATGCTTTCAGAAATATTCTTGGCACTGTCACCTTGAGGAAGTGTTTCGGAAG gtacAACGGTCATTTGAACAACCAGATGTTAAAGCCCAGATGCCCACCATTGAACGCTTATCCATGACAAGATATTTCTACCTGTTTCCTGGCAATTGA
- the LOC114499895 gene encoding LOW QUALITY PROTEIN: inactive caspase-12-like (The sequence of the model RefSeq protein was modified relative to this genomic sequence to represent the inferred CDS: deleted 1 base in 1 codon), whose amino-acid sequence MAGKRPQEDPINMVKSLAKNFLDGIFDDLMEKNVLNGDELRRLGKGVKLIVNRTESLVDDVTEKTEMAGKILVDRLFNTKKQLRLNIPSNGEGGQNTTGLIICNKEFDYLHNRCGSEVDLLGMQDLLENLGYSVVVKVNLTALEMETELLQFAARKEHQSSDSTFLVFMSHGILEGICGIKHSEQEPDILHDDTIFQIFNNRNCQSLRDKPKVIIMQACRGRGDGTVWVTDVGRASACRYDHTFQCYIWSDAVTKTHVEKDFIAFKSSTPHNSSWRVDTNGSLFIYQVIQYFKEYSWCHHLEEIFRKVQRSFEKPSVLAQMPTIERVSMTRYFYLFPGN is encoded by the exons ATGGCTG GCAAGCGACCTCAAGAAGACCCTATCAACATGGTGAAGTCACTTGCAAAGAATTTCCTTGATGGCATTTTTGATGATTTGATGGAAAAGAATGTGTTAAATGGGGATGAGTTACGAAGATTAGGAAAAGGAGTGAAACTCATCGTGAACAGGACTGAAAGCCTAGTTGATGATGTCactgagaaaactgaaatggCAGGCAAAATACTTGTGGACCGGCTCTTCAACACCAAGAAACAGCTGAGATTAA ATATACCCAGTAATGGAGAAGGAGGGCAGAACACGACTGGC CTCATCATCTGCAACAAAGAGTTTGATTATCTTCATAACCGATGTGGTTCTGAAGTTGATCTTTTGGGGATGCAAGACCTACTTGAAAACCTTGGATACTCAGTGGTTGTAAAAGTGAATCTTACAGCTCTG GAAATGGAAACAGAGCTCTTACAGTTTGCTGCCCGGAAAGAACACCAATCCTCGGATAGTACATTCTTGGTGTTTATGTCTCATGGCATCCTGGAAGGAATCTGTGGGATAAAGCACTCAGAACAAGAGCCAGATATACTTCATGATGATACAATCTTCCAGATTTTCAACAACCGTAACTGTCAGAGTCTAAGAGACAAACCCAAAGTCATCATCATGCAAGCATGCAGAGGCA GAGGTGATGGGACCGTTTGGGTGACTGATGTGGGAAGAGCCTCTGCATGTAGATATGACCATACCTTTCAGTGTTACATCTGGAGTGATGCGGTTACAAAGACCCATGTGGAGAAGGACTTCATTGCGTTCAAATCTTCAACTCCAC ATAATAGTTCTTGGAGGGTGGATACAAATGGCTCTCTCTTCATTTACCAAGTTATCCAATACTTCAAAGAATATTCTTGGTGTCATCATTTGGAGGAGATTTTTCGAAAG GTTCAACGTTCATTTGAGAAACCAAGTGTACTGGCTCAGATGCCCACCATTGAAAGAGTGTCCATGACACGATATTTTTACCTCTTCCCTGGCAATTAA